A genomic region of Alligator mississippiensis isolate rAllMis1 chromosome 6, rAllMis1, whole genome shotgun sequence contains the following coding sequences:
- the SMAP2 gene encoding stromal membrane-associated protein 2 produces the protein MTGKSVRDVERYQAVLGSLLGEDENKYCADCQAKGPRWASWNIGVFICIRCAGIHRNLGVHISRVKSVNLDQWTQEQIQCMQEMGNGKANRLYEAYLPENFRRPQTDQAVEGFIRDKYEKKKYMDRSIDIGIFRKEKDDKWKRSGEPSSEKKLEPIIFEKVKMPQKKEETQQARKSPPKSTEPVVDLLGLDAPVTSTVPNGRPSSLEKDLDLFASVGSNSVSDSRKVVGSMPSAGSAGSVPENLNLFPEPGSKAEETGKKQLSKDSILSLYGSQTPQMPAQGAMFMAPAQVTYPAAAYSGFPGVTPPSNMMGGMMAPPVGMMPQPGAAGMVTPMAIPAGYVGSMQAAVIGVPNGMMATQQAGYVAGMAAVPQPVYGVQPAQQLQWNLAQMTQQMAGMNFYGANGMMGYGQSMGGGSAQGSNQTLSTQMWK, from the exons ATGACGGGCAAGTCGGTGCGCGACGTGGAGCGCTACCAGGCCGTGCTGGGCAGCCTGCTGGGCGAGGACGAGAACAAGTACTGCGCCGACTGCCAGGCCAAAG GGCCACGATGGGCATCCTGGAATATCGGAGTGTTCATTTGTATCCGCTGCGCTGGGATCCATCGCAACCTAGGAGTTCACATTTCCAGGGTCAAGTCTGTGAATCTCGACCAGTGGACACAAGAACAGATACAG TGCATGCAGGAGATGGGGAACGGAAAGGCAAACCGTCTGTACGAAGCCTACCTGCCAGAGAACTTCAGGCGACCTCAGACAGAtca AGCTGTGGAGGGCTTCATTCGGGATAAATATGAAAAGAAGAAATACATGGACCGAAGTATCGATATCGGCATTTTCAGG AAAGAAAAGGACGACAAATGGAAGAGGAGTGGCGAGCCCTCATCAGAGAAGAAACTGGAGCCCATAATCTTTGAGAAAGTGAAAATG CctcaaaagaaagaagaaacgcAACAAGCCAGGAAAAGTCCCCCGAAATCAACTGAACCTGTAGTGGACTTGTTGGGACTTG ATGCTCCTGTGACCAGCACTGTTCCAAATGGCAGGCCTAGCAGTTTAGAAAAGGATCTTGATCTCTTTGCCTCTGTGGGATCAAACTCTGTCTCTGACTCCAGAAAG GTCGTTGGTTCCATGCCATCAGCGGGAAGTGCTGGGTCTGTTCCTGAAAACCTGAATTTGTTTCCTGAGCCAGGGAGCAAAGCGGAGGAGACAGGAAAGAAACAGCTCTCCAAGGACTCCATCCTTTCTCTCTATGGTTCCCAGACACCTCAGATGCCCGCTCAAG GTGCAATGTTCATGGCCCCTGCTCAGGTGACGTACCCTGCAGCCGCGTACAGTGGTTTTCCAGGCGTCACTCCACCCAGCAACATGATGGGAGGCATGATGGCACCGCCCGTAGGAATGATGCCACAGCCTGGCGCTGCAGGGATGGTGACTCCTATGGCCATACCAGCTGGATATGTAGGTAGCATGCAGGCAGCCGTCATCGGTGTTCCCAACGGCATGATGGCCACGCAGCAAGCTGGGTACGTAGCGGGCATGGCAGCAGTACCGCAGCCAGTGTATGGCGTGCAaccagcacagcagctgcagtggaaCCTAGCTCAG atGACCCAGCAGATGGCTGGGATGAACTTTTATGGCGCTAATGGCATGATGGGATATGGACAGTCAATGGGCGGAGGAAGTGCCCAGGGAAGCAATCAAACCCTCAGCactcagatgtggaaataa